Part of the Paenibacillus sp. JNUCC32 genome is shown below.
GGCGAGGGCCTCCACCGCAATGGAACCCACGCCGCCGATACCGAGCACCGCCACGGTGCTGTTCTTCATCACTTCAAGGCCTTCGGGACCGATGGCTAATTCCGTTCGGGAAAATTGGTGCAGCATAATTCAAGCAACCTCCTTTATCAAGAACAACAGGCTTATTTTTTCTCGTCGCCCGGCTTCTTGGCGAGTTTGATATGCAGCTGCTCCAGCTGTCCTCCGTCCACCTGGGAAGGAGCGTCCATCAACAGATCCGTTGCGCTTGCCGTTTTCGGGAACGCAATCGTTTCACGCAGATTGGTGCGTCCGGCAAGCAGCATGACCAAACGGTCCAACCCGAAGGCGATTCCGCCGTGCGGAGGCGTGCCGTACTCAAAGGCGTCCATAAGATAGCCGAATTTGTCGTGCGCCACTTCCGGCGACATGCCAAGAGCCGCAAACATTTTCTCTTGGATCTCGCGTTTGTAAATCCGCATGGAACCGCCGCCTACTTCGTATCCGTTCAGAACGATGTCGTAAGCCTCGGCGCGTACGGCAAGCGGATCCGTATCCATCAATTCCAGATCCTCGTCTTTTGGACGGGTGAACGGATGATGCTCGGCCACATAGCGCTTCGCCTCTTCGTCATAGCTGAACAGCGGGAAGTCCAGCACCCAAGCAAACTTGTATTCGTTGTCGTTGATCAGGCCAAGCTGGCGTCCGATTTTCAAACGGAGCGCGCCAAGCACGTCGGCAACCACTTTTTTGTTGTCTGCAGAGAACAGCAGCAGGTCTCCGTCTTCGGCTCCCGTGCGTTCTCTTACCGCTTCAATCTCCTGCTCGCTGAAGAATTTCACGATTGGCCCTTTGAATTCGCCCTCTTTCACTTGAATCCAGGCAAGCCCTTTCGCTCCGTAACGGGCTGCATACGGTCCCAGATCGTCAATTTCCTTACGGGTCCAGGTGCCGCAGCCTTTAGCGTTCAAACACTTCACTTCGCCGCCTTTTTCAATGACGGAAGAGAATACTTTGACGCCGCTGCTTGCAACGATATCGTTCATTTCGATCAGTTCCATGCCGAAGCGGAGATCCGGCTTATCGGAGCCATATTTGCCCATGGCGTCGGCATAACTGATACGCTGGAACGGCGTCGCCAGCTCAACGCCGATGGTTTCCTTGAACAGCTTCACCATCAGCTGCTCCA
Proteins encoded:
- the aspS gene encoding aspartate--tRNA ligase, whose translation is MKRTHHCGHLTTANIGEAVTLNGWVQTRRDLGGVLFIDLRDRSGIMQIVFNPDFSGEALAVADKVRSEFVVAVSGKVVKRDPETFNPNLPTGEIEVQVTSIEVLNAAKTPPFFIEDGVEVDEQLRLKYRYLDLRRPEMQKTLMLRSKASKVFRDFLDDEGFVDVETPILTKSSPEGARDYLVPSRVHAGEFFALPQSPQIYKQLLMVSGLERYYQIARCFRDEDLRADRQPEFTQVDIETSFMDREDLLNMMEQLMVKLFKETIGVELATPFQRISYADAMGKYGSDKPDLRFGMELIEMNDIVASSGVKVFSSVIEKGGEVKCLNAKGCGTWTRKEIDDLGPYAARYGAKGLAWIQVKEGEFKGPIVKFFSEQEIEAVRERTGAEDGDLLLFSADNKKVVADVLGALRLKIGRQLGLINDNEYKFAWVLDFPLFSYDEEAKRYVAEHHPFTRPKDEDLELMDTDPLAVRAEAYDIVLNGYEVGGGSMRIYKREIQEKMFAALGMSPEVAHDKFGYLMDAFEYGTPPHGGIAFGLDRLVMLLAGRTNLRETIAFPKTASATDLLMDAPSQVDGGQLEQLHIKLAKKPGDEKK